One genomic segment of Aliarcobacter cibarius includes these proteins:
- a CDS encoding di-heme oxidoredictase family protein, whose translation MLKKLLILKALSAIFCLGLFAFNIEKNYLSSSKDSKLLLKSITGLTDEEKDIFMLGRSFFNIPWVKAPSITTARDGLGPLFNANSCVSCHPNNGRGNLFNKDFTTSRAIVARLSKEKNDSKKDEEVFLKKGFIPEPIYGEQLAINGIFGVPFEGNIKLDFEEKNEILNDGTRVILQKPKYSLENLNYGNIEEDTIVSFRIAQSLNGMALIDMILDEEILKNQDLEDLNNDGISGKVNYVYSPISNRYEIGKYTWKASVANLKEQISFAASNDIGLTTTIEPKDKCTFFQKECLYAPKPKDEIDLPEHRLDAITFYLKNLKTYSADKSSENYKEGYKIFENIGCAKCHVGSLKTKLGFEVSAFSDFLLHDMGDDLADNRIEFSANGNEWRTAPLWGITLHEKINKTKARLLHDGRARDFQEAILWHGGEAKQSQMAYKALSLEDREKLIKFLEEL comes from the coding sequence ATGTTAAAAAAACTATTAATTTTAAAAGCCCTATCAGCAATATTTTGCTTAGGGCTTTTTGCTTTTAATATTGAAAAAAACTATTTATCTTCTTCAAAAGATTCAAAACTTTTATTAAAATCTATTACTGGGCTAACTGATGAAGAAAAAGATATATTTATGTTGGGAAGAAGTTTTTTTAATATTCCTTGGGTAAAAGCTCCAAGTATTACAACAGCAAGAGATGGGTTAGGACCTTTATTTAATGCAAATAGCTGTGTGAGTTGTCATCCGAATAATGGAAGAGGAAATCTTTTTAATAAAGATTTTACAACATCTAGAGCTATAGTAGCTAGATTATCTAAAGAAAAAAATGATTCAAAAAAAGATGAAGAAGTTTTTTTGAAAAAAGGTTTTATTCCAGAGCCTATTTATGGTGAACAATTAGCAATAAATGGGATTTTTGGAGTTCCTTTTGAAGGAAATATAAAACTTGATTTTGAAGAAAAAAATGAAATATTAAATGATGGAACAAGAGTGATTCTTCAAAAACCAAAATATAGTTTAGAAAATTTAAATTATGGAAATATTGAAGAAGATACAATTGTTTCTTTTAGAATAGCTCAAAGCTTAAATGGCATGGCACTTATTGATATGATTTTAGATGAAGAGATTTTAAAAAATCAAGATCTTGAAGATTTAAACAATGATGGAATAAGTGGAAAAGTAAATTACGTATATTCTCCTATTTCAAATCGATATGAAATTGGAAAATATACTTGGAAAGCAAGTGTGGCAAATTTAAAAGAACAAATATCATTTGCTGCCTCAAATGATATAGGGCTTACTACAACTATTGAACCTAAAGATAAATGTACTTTTTTTCAAAAAGAGTGCTTATATGCCCCAAAACCAAAAGATGAGATAGATTTACCTGAACATAGGTTAGATGCTATTACTTTTTATTTAAAAAATTTAAAAACATATAGTGCTGATAAAAGTAGTGAAAATTATAAAGAAGGTTATAAAATATTTGAGAATATTGGTTGTGCAAAATGTCATGTAGGCAGTTTAAAAACAAAATTAGGTTTTGAAGTATCTGCTTTTTCAGATTTTCTTTTACATGATATGGGAGATGATTTAGCAGATAATAGAATTGAATTTAGTGCAAATGGAAATGAATGGAGAACAGCTCCACTTTGGGGAATTACTCTTCATGAAAAAATAAATAAAACTAAAGCAAGATTACTTCATGATGGTCGAGCAAGAGATTTTCAAGAAGCAATTTTGTGGCATGGTGGAGAAGCAAAACAGAGTCAAATGGCTTATAAAGCTTTGAGTCTTGAAGATAGAGAGAAATTAATTAAATTTTTAGAGGAGTTATAA
- a CDS encoding imelysin family protein, with amino-acid sequence MKFGKKILISLSITAALALNLTAEQKVNYTKDINLSKELNFLENYSNIAFDNYSEALKDAKKLQESINKFVVKPSQSNLDEAKKSWLIARESYGSTEIFRLANGPIDAEDGWVSETYGALEGQINAWPLDENIIDYTIDADGKRTSGNIIDTVGKFNPGGEEAKEVDVTKITVEALTDLNENGGEANVATGYHAIEFLLWGQDQDYNNFLEDKITNGALKAGERPLSDFTTDKDSKRRLEYLKVVTEKLVQDLQTVKSAWEKSIDGTSGLYRAALLGKLKDKEKNINQSDAIRQIIAGMGVFIKSELANERLAVAVLTPSEEDEHSCFSDNTHRDLAKNYEGFKNILTSTYNGKKYGKSLLDTLNSEDKIRVINLMKSIEQKIEQVDKVAKTEAHFDYQIRPEHEMSKVLVKLKNELRKLGDEMVNVAKANNISLSTDDVTDPEETKL; translated from the coding sequence GCTGCTTTAGCTTTAAATTTAACTGCAGAGCAAAAAGTAAATTACACTAAAGATATTAATTTATCAAAAGAATTAAATTTTCTTGAAAATTATTCAAATATTGCTTTTGATAACTATTCAGAAGCTTTAAAAGATGCAAAAAAATTACAAGAATCTATAAATAAATTTGTAGTTAAACCTTCACAATCTAATTTAGATGAAGCGAAAAAATCATGGTTAATTGCCAGAGAATCTTATGGAAGTACAGAAATTTTTAGACTTGCAAATGGTCCAATAGATGCTGAAGATGGTTGGGTTAGTGAAACTTATGGTGCATTAGAAGGACAAATTAATGCTTGGCCACTTGATGAAAATATTATTGATTACACTATTGATGCTGATGGAAAAAGAACATCTGGAAATATAATTGATACAGTTGGTAAGTTTAATCCTGGTGGTGAGGAAGCTAAGGAAGTTGATGTTACAAAAATTACAGTTGAAGCTTTAACAGATTTAAATGAAAATGGTGGAGAAGCAAATGTTGCTACTGGGTATCATGCTATTGAGTTTTTACTATGGGGACAAGATCAAGATTATAACAATTTCTTAGAAGATAAAATTACAAATGGAGCATTAAAAGCTGGAGAAAGACCTCTTAGTGATTTTACAACAGATAAAGATTCAAAAAGAAGATTAGAGTATTTAAAAGTTGTAACAGAAAAATTAGTACAAGATTTACAAACTGTTAAAAGTGCTTGGGAAAAAAGTATTGATGGAACTTCAGGACTTTATAGAGCTGCTCTTTTAGGAAAATTAAAAGATAAAGAAAAGAATATCAATCAATCTGATGCTATAAGACAAATTATTGCAGGTATGGGAGTTTTTATTAAATCTGAACTAGCAAATGAAAGATTAGCAGTAGCTGTTTTAACTCCTAGTGAAGAGGATGAACACTCTTGTTTTTCAGATAATACACATAGAGATTTAGCAAAAAATTATGAAGGATTTAAAAATATTTTAACTTCTACATATAATGGTAAGAAATATGGTAAGAGTTTACTTGATACTTTAAATAGTGAAGATAAAATTAGAGTTATAAATTTGATGAAATCAATTGAGCAAAAGATAGAGCAAGTCGATAAAGTTGCAAAAACAGAAGCTCATTTTGATTATCAAATAAGACCAGAACATGAAATGTCAAAAGTTTTAGTAAAACTTAAAAATGAACTTAGAAAATTAGGTGATGAGATGGTAAATGTTGCAAAGGCAAATAATATATCTTTATCAACTGATGATGTAACAGATCCAGAAGAGACTAAGCTGTAA